One Camelina sativa cultivar DH55 chromosome 3, Cs, whole genome shotgun sequence genomic window carries:
- the LOC109130233 gene encoding uncharacterized protein LOC109130233: protein MVYLLLYVDEIILTASRQTLIDSFTESLKAEFPITDGGRLSYFLGVKAEYNKAGILLSQSHYAKSIIAKANMEDYKPVATPVDVNSKLIAECGEKIQNPTEYQSLAGAMQYLTFTRPNITYAGTLTHGLQLYRGTVGSLTAYTDSDWTGCSDTRRSTLGYCVYLCENLISWSSKRQQIVSRSSVESEYKGVANVVAETCWIRNLLLEMHIPI, encoded by the exons ATGGTTTACCTTCTCTTATATGTTGACGAAATCATTCTCACTGCTTCAAGACAAACTCTCATTGATTCTTTCACGGAGTCACTCAAAGCTGAGTTCCCAATTACCGATGGTGGTCGATTAAGTTACTTTCTCGGGGTCAAGGCCGAGTATAACAAAGCTGGGATTCTGCTTTCTCAATCACATTATGCAAAGTCTATCATAGCTAAAGCTAATATGGAAGACTATAAACCAGTAGCGACTCCGGTGGATGTCAACTCCAAGCTCATAGCTGAATGTGGAGAAAAGATTCAGAATCCAACAGAGTATCAAAGCTTAGCAGGAGCTATGCAATATTTGACATTCACTAGGCCAAATATCACGTATGCG GGCACACTGACCCATGGCCTGCAACTTTATAGAGGGACAGTCGGCTCTCTCACTGCTTATACAGACTCAGATTGGACAGGTTGCTCAGACACAAGACGCTCAACATTGGGTTATTGTGTCTATCTATGCGAAAACTTAATCTCTTGGTCATCCAAACGCCAACAAATTGTGTCACGTTCTAGTGTCGAATCCGAATATAAAGGAGTAGCTAATGTGGTAGCTGAAACTTGTTGGATAAGGAACCTCCTGCTGGAAATGCATATACCGATCTGA